One Trichormus variabilis 0441 genomic window, AGAATCAGCGATGTTATCGGATGACATCATCGTTGTAGATTCATGTAGTAGCGATCGCACTGTAGAAATCGCCAATCGTTATCCCATTCGTGTTGTGCAGCACGCCTTTGAAAGCCACGGTCGCCAACGAACCTGGATGCTAGAGTCTCTCCCACCGAAACACCAATGGGTATATATTCTCGAAGCTGATGAGCGGATGACACCGGAGTTATTTGCCGAGTGTGAACAAGCAATTACAACTTCCAAATACATTGGTTACTACGTTGCTGAACGGGTGATGTTCATGAACCGATGGATTCGCTACAGCACTCAATATCCCCGTTATCAGATGCGTTTGTTCCGACATGGTAAAGTTTGGTTTACCGACTACGGACATACAGAACGAGAAGTTTGTGAAGGTGCTACCAGCTTTCTTAAAGAGACCTATCCTCACTACACTTGCAGCAAGGGTTTGAGCCGTTGGATTGAAAAACATAACCGTTATTCTACGGATGAAGCGAAAGAGACTTTATATCAATTAGAAAATGGCAAGGTTGACTGGCGAGATTTATTGTTTGGTAAATCGGAAGTTGCTAGGCGGCGTGCGTTAAAAGACTTATCTCTACGACTACCAGCCAGACCTTTGTTACGTTTTCTATATATGTACTTTCTTTTAGGCGGTTGTCTAGATGGACGTGCAGGAATGGCTTGGTGTACATTACAAGCTTTTTATGAATACCTAATTTTGTTGAAAGCCTGGGAAATGAAATATCTACCCATCCCTAGTTTAGAACCAGAGATAGTTTCTAGCAGCGACAGCAAACAGGAAGCCGCAAGAGAGGAACTAGGGTCGAGGGATTAAACGCTAGAGTCATGATTTCATCTAGCTCAAAACTGACATAATTCTTAAGCTCACAAATAATAGGTTAAAATTTATAAAAATATATTTTCATAAACATCCCTAGAGTTTAGTTGTTGTAAATTGAAAGCATATCGTTCTCATCAATTTACTGGACTTGTTTTTACAGTCATGTCAGCTTTCAACATATCGCGGTAGGATTGTAATAACTAAGAAATTAGCAACAATCATTTACAAGTTGTACAAAGAAAAGTAAAGTCCTCACAGATAAACTAGTTTTTGTGCTAACTGGAATCTGCTTATGTAAACAAGTATCGAAGAAACTTATTTCCGAGTGAATGCTGGGAAATGGCTTGGTTACAGTTACAAGACTTGTCTTTGAGACTGAGAGTTGCAGTATAAAGGCTACAAGTTATATCTGAATTAATTAGACAAATTAACTGGAATGAGTACCAATAATGAAAGTTCCACTATCCTAAAAAAAGAGAATAAGGGCTTGGGCATTGACCGCTTAAAGCAAGACTTAAAGAATGACCTAATTGCTGGCTTGTTAGTAGTAATTCCCCTGGCAACCACTATCTGGTTAACAATTACCATTGCTAATTGGGTAATTGACTTTCTTACTCAAGTGCCTAAACAACTTAACCCTTTTGATGGACTACATCCCATAGTAGTAAATATACTTAATTTTGCGGTAGGGCTAGCTGTACCTCTACTAAGTATATTGATCATTGGGTTAATGGCTAGGAATATCGCTGGACGATGGTTGTTGGATTTTGGTGAACGACTATTACAGGCGATTCCTTTAGCTGGGCAGGTGTATAAAACCCTCAAGCAGCTTTTGGAAACACTACTAAAAGACTCCAATGGGAAATTTCGGAGAGTAATTTTAATAGAATATCCCCGCCGAGGGATATGGGCGATCGCCTTTGTTACGGGTGTGATTAGTAGCGAAATTCAATCTCAAATGCCTCGTCCAATGTTGAGTGTATTTATTCCCACCACACCAAACCCGACTACAGGCTGGTATGCCGTAGTCCCAGAAGACGAAGTAGTTAACCTTTCTATGTCCGTAGAAGATGCTTTCAAAGTGGTGGTTTCTGGTGGCATTGTTGCACCAAATCCCAGTCTAACCAACCTAGACTTAATCCAAGAGCATAAAATAGAAAAATCCCTGCAAGAGATGAAGCAGATATAGAACAAGAGGGGTAGGAGAGAAAATTCTGACTCTATTACTGTTACCG contains:
- a CDS encoding glycosyltransferase family 2 protein, which gives rise to MFSIYILTYNEELDIAGCIESAMLSDDIIVVDSCSSDRTVEIANRYPIRVVQHAFESHGRQRTWMLESLPPKHQWVYILEADERMTPELFAECEQAITTSKYIGYYVAERVMFMNRWIRYSTQYPRYQMRLFRHGKVWFTDYGHTEREVCEGATSFLKETYPHYTCSKGLSRWIEKHNRYSTDEAKETLYQLENGKVDWRDLLFGKSEVARRRALKDLSLRLPARPLLRFLYMYFLLGGCLDGRAGMAWCTLQAFYEYLILLKAWEMKYLPIPSLEPEIVSSSDSKQEAAREELGSRD
- a CDS encoding DUF502 domain-containing protein; translated protein: MSTNNESSTILKKENKGLGIDRLKQDLKNDLIAGLLVVIPLATTIWLTITIANWVIDFLTQVPKQLNPFDGLHPIVVNILNFAVGLAVPLLSILIIGLMARNIAGRWLLDFGERLLQAIPLAGQVYKTLKQLLETLLKDSNGKFRRVILIEYPRRGIWAIAFVTGVISSEIQSQMPRPMLSVFIPTTPNPTTGWYAVVPEDEVVNLSMSVEDAFKVVVSGGIVAPNPSLTNLDLIQEHKIEKSLQEMKQI